The DNA region aaataacagGCTTTCTGATACAAAGTCTTCAACAAAATGATTCTAGCAGCAAAATAAACACCTGAGTCTCTTCAACAAAACCATGCCTGCTGTAAACAGTGATCGAAATTACCGAAATTAACACATGATCTAAATATTTCCCACCCAATCATCTCCGCAACTTACAAAAATTCATAAGATTGACAAGCATGTTCTAATTCACTTTCCATGTACGCCTTCAAATCAAATAGCGGACCATTACTTCCAAGGTTAAGTGGCAGCCTTATCTCTTTAATCTTCTCACGCAACATCTTCCCCAAACTTCCACTCAAATCAAGTTTGTAACAATGTCGCAGATCAATGTACTCAAGCAGAGGGCAACCATAGAGAATGGCACGCAAGCCATGATTGCTGAGCTTGTTTCCCCCAATCTCTAGATAACGTAGCTGAGGCATGGTTTTCGCTATAGCAAACGCCTCCCGATCATAGACATAAGTGTCCACTGGggtgttatattttaatgttttCAGACGAGGGCAACATCGCCCAATAGCTTCAAGAGCATCCTCAGATAGATTGGTAAATGAAATATCCAGCTCCTCTAACAGTGGAAGCTTTTTCACAATCTCCGTCATTCCTTCATCTGAAAGAGCATAGCACTTTGGCAGGCGCACGCGCCTTAGTTGGCTTGCCctgtaaaattaaaatttgaagaaAAACTGATACAACCATAATGCAGGCACAGATCCAAGTTAGAGGCTATCGGTGAAATAGCCCCCACAAAATTTTAATTGTTCTCTAATGTTTACATTGCTTCCCCCCCCCCAATCAAGTGGGTTGGCGCAGTGGTTCAAGTGGTTGGAGTTCAATTCCCAACTCTTACCAATATAAAAACTCATTGATCAGACCCTACTACTATCACTATCACAGGGCTAGAAATTAGTATCACCGCTATCAAGTATATGAAAAATTTGCTTgaagacaaaaacaaaaaattattgcCCCAAACACCCCCAAAAAGTAATGGATCTGTCACTACTTgataagaataaaaaaacaGAAACCCCACCACATATATAAAATATGAAGAATCAGTCATCCATTGCAAGCAGATGGGCCCAAGATAGAAATGATGCAGTTTTAACCCTGATTTAGAACCCTAATTCACAAAACACGCATATACACTTGGAATCCAAAGCAAACAAACTATAAAATTATACCTCTTAGCTATGTGGTAAAGAAGCTCATCAGTGGCAAAAATCTCAATGCTAAATTCTTTCAACCCGCCCCGTTTTGGCCCGCAATTTAGCGGGCTGGCCTGCGGGttatatttcttcttcttctttttttgcttATGGGGGTTTGGGCtactatttttttgttttgttgggaCAAAAATTAGCAACACTCTTTAGcgcaaaaaaaaacactttttttatGCTTCTCATATGGACACACAACCA from Lotus japonicus ecotype B-129 chromosome 2, LjGifu_v1.2 includes:
- the LOC130737210 gene encoding putative F-box/LRR-repeat protein 23, whose product is MASYVVRASISNGSDSLETWALELRSMVVSLLRQSFKRNAAMEAHFSTLASQLRRVRLPKCYALSDEGMTEIVKKLPLLEELDISFTNLSEDALEAIGRCCPRLKTLKYNTPVDTYVYDREAFAIAKTMPQLRYLEIGGNKLSNHGLRAILYGCPLLEYIDLRHCYKLDLSGSLGKMLREKIKEIRLPLNLGSNGPLFDLKAYMESELEHACQSYEFL